The DNA window TGCTGCGCGGACATCAGCAGGAACGCCCGCTCGTCCTCGGTGAGTGGACGCTTCACCTTGCCGGGTGAGCCCAGCACCAGCGAGCCCGGAGGAATCTTCGTCCCCGGCGTCAGCAGCGTCCCCGCGCCGATGAGGCAGTCATCCCCCACTTCGACTTCATCCAGGAGGATGGAGCCCATGCCCACCAGCACCCGGTTGCCGACGAGACATCCGTGTAGCACCACGTGGTGCCCCACCGTGACGTCGTCACCGATGACGGTGTGAGAGCGTCCGCCGGTGACGTGGACCAGCGAGAGGTCCTGGATGTTGGTGCGCTTGCCCACGCGGATGGGATTCACATCCCCGCGCATCACCGTGTTGAGCCAGATGGACGAGTCCTCGCCCAGCTCCACGCCGCCCACGACCTGGGCGGAGTCATCCACGAAGCAGCTCGGGTGGACGCGGGGGGAGACCCCGCGAAACGCTCTCAGCGCCATGGTGTGTCACCTCGAGCGCGGAGCGCTCAGGCCTCCGCGAGGACGTGGAACGGCGAGACGGGAGACGCCACCGGCAGCGGCTCCACGGTGGGCAGCCGCAGCACCGCCACCTGCTTGCCCGCGAGCTGGTTCGGGGTGGAGCGCTCCACCTTCACCGTCACCACGGAGCCCGTGGGCGCGTCGCCGTCGAAGTTGACGGTGCGGTTCTCGGGCGTGCGCCCGAAGCGCTTCGCCGCGTCGTAGCGCGAGTGCCCTTCCACCAGCACCTCCACCTCCGCGCCGACGAGGGCCGCGGTGGTCTCCGTGCTGATGCGGCGCTGGAGCTTCTGCAGGCGCTCCAGGCGGGCGATCTTCACCTCGTGGGGGATGGGGCCCCAGTCCTTCTCCCGCAGGGCCGCGCCCGTCTTGGGGCGAGGGCTGTAGATGAAGGAGAACTGGTTGTCGTAGCGCACCTGCTCGGTGAGCTTCATCGTCATCTCGAAGTCCTCCTCGGTCTCCCCGGGGAATCCCACGATGATGTCGGTGGTGACGGCGATGCCCGGCCGCGCGTCGCGCAGCTTCTGGAGCCGCTCCAGGTACTGCACCACGGTGTAGTCGCGGCGCATCATCTTCAGGATGCGGTCGCTGCCACACTGCACGGGCAGGTGGAAGTGCGGAGCAATCTTGGGCTGCGTGCGGAACGCCTCGATGAGCTCGTCCGACAGGTCATGCGGGTGGCTGGTCGTGAAGCGCACGCGCTCGATGCCCGGCACCTCCGCGGTGCGCAGGAGGAGCTGCGCGAAGGAGATGCCGCCCTGGTACGAGTTCACGTTCTGCCCGATGAGCGTCACCTCGCGCACGCCCACCTTGGCCAGCGCGTCGACCTCCTGGAGCACGTCCGGGAACGCGCGGCTCACCTCGCGGCCACGCGTGTGGGGCACGATGCAGAACGAGCAGACGTTGTCGCAGCCCTTCATCACCGTGACGAACTCGGTGACCTTGCCCCGGGACGTCTCCGGGTCGGCGCGCGGGAAGACGTACTCCTCCGAGTCCACGAAGGCCGTCTCCACCACCCGCTCCCGCTCCGCCTCCACGCGGCCGATGATGTCTGGCAGGCGCGCGATGTTGTCGGGGCCGAAGACGAAGTCCAGGTAGGGGACCTTCTTGATGAGCTTGTCCTTCTCCTGCTGCGCCACGCAGCCACCCACGCCGATGAGCGCGCCGCGACTCGCCTTCACGGGCTTGTAGCGGCCCAGGGCGGACAGCATCTTGTCCTCGGCCTTCTCACGGATGGAGCAGGTGTTGAGGATGATGAGGTCGGCGTTCTCGGGCACCGGAGTCGGCTCGTAGGACATCTTCGCCAGGACCTCGCTCATGCGGAGCGAGTCGTTGACGTTCATCTGGCAGCCGAAGGTGTGGATGAAGTAGCGCTTCATGGAGATTCTCTGAGCAAGAACGTGCCCTTATGCGACGCCCGGGCGAGGAAATCAACCGAACCGGAGGGGTGCGTCACCCTCGGCTGAGCAAGCCGGTCATCCGGGTATGGAGGTCGACGAGGACGTCCTCGTGCTCTCGCAACAGGGCCACGGAGGCGTCGCCGTACCGGCGGCCCAGGGCGTCCGTCTCTCGCTCCTGGCTGGCCAGCTCCTCGCGGATGCGGGGGCGGAGCTCCTCCGCGCGGGCATCCGAGGCCCCCTCGAGCTGCCGCAGCTTGTCCTGGAGCTTGCGCACCGTCCAACGCCGGCCCCCGAAGGAACGAAGCAGGGCGATACCCCGCTCCGCCGTCAGGGCCTCCAGCTTGGAGGCCTCCAGGGCGCGGGTGTGAGCCCGGGCCACATCCAGGGCGCCCGTCCCCTGCTCCGCGTCCGCCAGGAAGGTCCGCTGGTAGGAAATCAACGCGTCCAGGAGCGCACGGTCCAGGACCAGCGAGGCCATCCGGAGGGTGCGGTCATCCGCGGCGGACAGGTTCGAGCCTCGGGGCTCGACGTTCCGGACATCCTGGAAACCATTGTCGTCAAAGAGGTCAGAGGGCATCACACGTCCTGGGGTCGTCGCCCGCGTCTCTAACAGGCCCGGTCCGCGCAAGGTAGGCTTCACTGCGTGTCCAATCGGGCAGCGCACGGAACCCAGGGCCTCAAGGGGGCCTGGGGGCGGTGGGAGGGCTGGAGTGGATTCGCTCACGCCAGGCGAGCTTCCAGGCGGTAGCGTAGGTGCTTCATGAGACGACCGGTGGGAATCGATCTGTTCGCGGGTGCCGGAGGCATGAGCCTGGGGTTCGAACAGGCCGGCTTCGACGTGCGCGCGGCGGTCGAGGTGGACCCTGTCCACGCCGCCGTCCACACCTTCAACTTCCCGGAATGCGCCGTCCTCCCGCGCTCGGCCTCCGAGGTGACGGCGGCCGAGATTCGCGCCGCCGCGGGGCTGGGCAAGGGCCCCGTGGACTGTGTCTTCGGGGGGCCGCCGTGCCAGGGCTTCTCGCTGATGGGGCAGCGTGCGCTGGAGGACCCTCGCAATGCGCTCGTCCTGGAGTTCGTGCGGCTGGTGGCGGAGCTCGACGCGCGCACCTTCGTCTTCGAGAACGTGAAGGGCCTGACGGTGGGGAACCATCGGAGGTTCCTCGACGAGCTGGTCCGGGCCTTCGACGACGTGGGCTATGAGACGCGGATGCCGTGGCAGGTGCTCGACGCCGCGTCCTACGGCGTGCCCCAGCACCGGGAGCGCTTGATTCTGATGGGCGTGCGCAAGGGAGGCACCCTCCCCCGCTATCCCGCACCCACGACGACGCCCGCGGACAGGGAGCGGGACTTGCTGGCCCCGCCGTCTGGCCCCTCGTGCCGGGATGCGCTGGGAGACCTTCCGGATGCCGATGGCTTCGAGGCGCTGATGGACGGCGACTCCGTCGCGATGGCGCGGCAGCGGAAGCCAGGCCGCTACGCCGCGCAGCTACGCTGTCTGTCCGACGAGGACTGGCACCTGGGCTACGTGCGGCGCTGGGACCCGGGCCTGCTGACGTCGTCCTGGCGGACCACGCATACGCCCATCTCGCGGCAGCGGTTCGCGGAGACGGCCCCTGGCTCGACGGAGCCCATCTCGCGTTTCTACAAGCTGGCGCCGGAGGGCTTGTCGAACACGCTGCGGGCGGGGACGGATGGTGCTCGTGGAGCCTTCACCTCCCCTCGCCCGATTCATTACGAGTACGCGCGCTGCGTGACGGTGCGCGAGATGGCGCGCCTGCACGGCTTCCCAGACTGGTTCCGCTTCCAGGGGACCAAGTGGCACGGGGCCCGGCAGATTGGAAACGCGGTGCCGCCTCCGCTGGCCCGAGCCATCGCCTCGGAAGTCGTCTCCGCGCTGCGCCTCAAGCCGTCGCGCCCCGAGCGGGTCCTGGACCTGGGCGACACCGCCCTGCTCTCGATGGATGTCTCCGAGGCGTCCCGGCACTTCGGTGTCGAGCCGCCCCGAACCTCGCGTGACCGGAAGAGCGGCCAGCGAAAGCGCAGTCAGCACGAAACGGAGGCGGCCCGTCTGGCCGCCATGGAGGGGTCCCGTGGTCAAAGCCGCGACCGGAGCGAATCGCTACCAGGCCCTCATCGAGCGGATCTTCCTCGACCGGTTCAAGCGAGGGGATAATCAGGTCGACTTCGACCGGGAGGACCTGGCCTCCGCCGCCGAGCAGATGGGCGTCGACCTCCCGAAGAACCTGGGCGACGTCATCTACGCCCTCCGCTATCGCATTGGCATGCCTGACAGCATCCTGGAGACACAGGCGCCAGGACTCGAGTGGGTCATCGAGGGCGTGGGCCGAGCGAAGTACGCCTTCCGACTGGTC is part of the Myxococcus landrumus genome and encodes:
- the miaB gene encoding tRNA (N6-isopentenyl adenosine(37)-C2)-methylthiotransferase MiaB, which produces MKRYFIHTFGCQMNVNDSLRMSEVLAKMSYEPTPVPENADLIILNTCSIREKAEDKMLSALGRYKPVKASRGALIGVGGCVAQQEKDKLIKKVPYLDFVFGPDNIARLPDIIGRVEAERERVVETAFVDSEEYVFPRADPETSRGKVTEFVTVMKGCDNVCSFCIVPHTRGREVSRAFPDVLQEVDALAKVGVREVTLIGQNVNSYQGGISFAQLLLRTAEVPGIERVRFTTSHPHDLSDELIEAFRTQPKIAPHFHLPVQCGSDRILKMMRRDYTVVQYLERLQKLRDARPGIAVTTDIIVGFPGETEEDFEMTMKLTEQVRYDNQFSFIYSPRPKTGAALREKDWGPIPHEVKIARLERLQKLQRRISTETTAALVGAEVEVLVEGHSRYDAAKRFGRTPENRTVNFDGDAPTGSVVTVKVERSTPNQLAGKQVAVLRLPTVEPLPVASPVSPFHVLAEA
- a CDS encoding gamma carbonic anhydrase family protein is translated as MALRAFRGVSPRVHPSCFVDDSAQVVGGVELGEDSSIWLNTVMRGDVNPIRVGKRTNIQDLSLVHVTGGRSHTVIGDDVTVGHHVVLHGCLVGNRVLVGMGSILLDEVEVGDDCLIGAGTLLTPGTKIPPGSLVLGSPGKVKRPLTEDERAFLLMSAQHYVQIASEYRASR
- a CDS encoding DNA cytosine methyltransferase, with the protein product MGIDLFAGAGGMSLGFEQAGFDVRAAVEVDPVHAAVHTFNFPECAVLPRSASEVTAAEIRAAAGLGKGPVDCVFGGPPCQGFSLMGQRALEDPRNALVLEFVRLVAELDARTFVFENVKGLTVGNHRRFLDELVRAFDDVGYETRMPWQVLDAASYGVPQHRERLILMGVRKGGTLPRYPAPTTTPADRERDLLAPPSGPSCRDALGDLPDADGFEALMDGDSVAMARQRKPGRYAAQLRCLSDEDWHLGYVRRWDPGLLTSSWRTTHTPISRQRFAETAPGSTEPISRFYKLAPEGLSNTLRAGTDGARGAFTSPRPIHYEYARCVTVREMARLHGFPDWFRFQGTKWHGARQIGNAVPPPLARAIASEVVSALRLKPSRPERVLDLGDTALLSMDVSEASRHFGVEPPRTSRDRKSGQRKRSQHETEAARLAAMEGSRGQSRDRSESLPGPHRADLPRPVQARG